In the genome of Chryseobacterium arthrosphaerae, one region contains:
- a CDS encoding AraC family transcriptional regulator, which translates to MEIRIETPSISYFSSESVTENYRVVLWKGSGVFCVDDINYAYSGHTILFLAPYQKLKLIPETDENVNVLFFHGDFYCIEYHKEEVACNGLLFNNIYLNPGVALTKENYEYILELFNHIKKEKSEKHPFSESIIKTYIQLILAIGSKQKSSPGNDTVSHDKLPNKNAAEFQKLLEIHFKSEKELAFYSDKLNITNNTLSKAVKKEFSKTPTQLINERIILEAKKLLHLTYRSVKEIASELGFSDEFYFSRYFKKAVGCSPRNYREKVGISIVAKMSM; encoded by the coding sequence ATGGAAATAAGAATAGAGACCCCTTCCATTTCATATTTTTCTTCAGAATCTGTGACTGAAAACTATCGTGTTGTTCTATGGAAAGGTTCCGGTGTTTTTTGCGTGGATGATATCAATTATGCCTACTCTGGACATACTATTTTATTTCTTGCTCCTTATCAGAAGCTGAAACTGATTCCGGAAACTGATGAAAATGTCAATGTGCTGTTCTTTCACGGTGATTTTTACTGTATAGAATACCATAAAGAAGAAGTAGCCTGTAACGGTTTGCTTTTCAATAACATCTATTTAAATCCGGGAGTAGCCCTTACAAAAGAAAATTATGAATATATTCTGGAACTTTTTAACCACATCAAAAAAGAAAAATCAGAAAAGCACCCGTTTTCCGAATCCATTATTAAGACCTATATACAGCTGATCCTTGCTATTGGCAGTAAACAGAAAAGCAGTCCCGGGAATGATACGGTATCTCATGATAAACTGCCTAATAAAAATGCTGCTGAATTTCAGAAATTACTGGAGATCCATTTTAAAAGTGAAAAAGAACTTGCATTTTACAGTGATAAACTTAATATAACCAATAACACCCTAAGTAAAGCTGTAAAGAAAGAGTTTTCTAAAACACCTACCCAGCTGATCAATGAAAGAATTATCCTGGAAGCTAAAAAACTTCTTCACCTTACGTATCGCTCCGTAAAAGAAATTGCTTCGGAGCTGGGATTCTCTGATGAATTTTATTTCAGCAGGTATTTCAAAAAAGCAGTGGGGTGTTCTCCCAGGAATTACAGGGAGAAGGTCGGGATTTCCATTGTGGCGAAAATGTCCATGTAA
- a CDS encoding M23 family metallopeptidase, giving the protein MKKILIAGLLLQFITLLSQKNIRIYHEKKGDTLTLYADNLETYPMSLVFSGSPEVENMKIPVLFKKIQVVSAQSKKNTIAYFVVDDKTKGWKVKKVPGYVMYIGDVTLKNYHKEYQYDLPFRKGKSFNVYQGYNGSFSHQNENSVDFSMPEGTEIIAAREGVVVDFVSHNNKGCPTRNCIDQANYITILHPDGTFAQYYHLKQNGIKVNIGDQVKKGDMIGLSGNTGWSKGPHLHFVCYLPRVEEEKYRETLKTLFRTGNGTKAEFLVEKKTYSKGY; this is encoded by the coding sequence ATGAAAAAAATATTGATAGCCGGTTTATTATTACAGTTTATTACTCTGCTTTCCCAGAAAAATATCAGAATATATCACGAGAAAAAAGGCGATACTTTAACCCTTTATGCAGATAACCTGGAGACCTATCCGATGTCATTGGTATTTTCAGGCTCTCCGGAAGTTGAAAATATGAAGATTCCTGTACTCTTTAAAAAGATACAGGTAGTTTCTGCGCAATCCAAAAAGAATACGATAGCTTATTTTGTGGTTGACGATAAGACAAAAGGATGGAAAGTGAAAAAGGTTCCGGGATATGTAATGTACATCGGTGATGTCACACTGAAAAATTATCATAAAGAGTACCAATATGACCTGCCTTTCAGAAAAGGGAAGTCTTTTAACGTCTATCAGGGATATAATGGCAGCTTTTCCCATCAAAATGAAAACTCTGTAGATTTTTCCATGCCGGAAGGAACTGAAATAATTGCTGCCAGGGAAGGAGTAGTGGTAGACTTTGTAAGCCATAATAATAAAGGCTGCCCTACAAGAAACTGCATTGATCAGGCGAATTATATTACCATTTTACATCCGGACGGAACTTTTGCCCAATATTATCATTTAAAGCAAAACGGAATTAAAGTAAATATTGGAGATCAGGTAAAGAAAGGAGATATGATCGGGTTGAGCGGAAATACAGGCTGGAGCAAAGGTCCGCATTTACATTTTGTATGCTACCTTCCCAGAGTAGAAGAAGAGAAATACAGGGAAACCCTAAAGACCCTTTTCAGAACAGGTAATGGAACTAAAGCAGAATTTTTGGTTGAGAAAAAAACGTATTCAAAAGGATATTAA
- the dnaN gene encoding DNA polymerase III subunit beta gives MKFIISSGELQKALQTVSGVISSSQSRPILENYLFELDGNNVTITASDGETTLVTSLEVKSDDSGKFAVPAKIFQDFIKTYGEQPLTFVVKDNAEGTGSQLEILDEKDNFAVALDNADDYPELPEFDASQSVTMPAGVLSEALTNTLFATSNDSLRPVMTGVLFQFGENETNFVSTDSHRLVVYKRADLMNAEPMEFIMPKKPLNIFKNILASSNEDVKIDFNENMAKFTFGKHIWICRLIDGKYPNYTAVIPKENPNVLTINRNLLLGAIKRASIMSNKSTNQVRFKLSGNILHLHAEDTEYANKADMQIPCDYNGEDINIGFSSKFLTEMLTILGSDDITMKMSQPNRPGIIEPLDGLEENENILMLSMPVIGL, from the coding sequence ATGAAATTTATTATTTCAAGTGGTGAACTGCAGAAGGCTTTGCAAACTGTAAGTGGCGTAATATCAAGCTCTCAATCGAGACCTATTTTAGAAAACTATCTTTTTGAACTAGACGGAAATAATGTTACCATTACAGCATCTGACGGCGAGACGACTCTTGTTACTTCTTTGGAAGTGAAGTCTGATGACTCAGGTAAATTTGCGGTTCCTGCTAAAATTTTTCAGGATTTTATCAAGACCTATGGTGAACAGCCTCTGACATTTGTTGTAAAAGACAATGCAGAAGGAACCGGAAGCCAGCTTGAGATTTTAGATGAAAAAGACAATTTCGCAGTAGCATTAGATAATGCGGACGACTATCCGGAACTGCCTGAGTTCGATGCTTCACAAAGCGTGACCATGCCGGCAGGAGTATTGTCAGAAGCACTTACCAACACTCTTTTTGCAACGAGTAACGACTCTCTTCGCCCGGTAATGACAGGTGTTCTGTTCCAGTTTGGAGAAAATGAAACCAATTTCGTTTCTACAGACTCCCACAGACTCGTGGTATACAAAAGAGCAGATCTTATGAATGCTGAGCCAATGGAATTTATCATGCCAAAAAAACCTTTGAATATTTTCAAAAATATCCTGGCAAGCTCTAATGAAGACGTGAAAATCGACTTCAATGAGAATATGGCTAAATTTACTTTCGGTAAACATATCTGGATCTGTAGATTAATCGATGGGAAATATCCGAACTATACTGCGGTAATTCCTAAAGAAAATCCAAATGTACTGACCATCAACAGAAACCTTCTGTTGGGAGCGATCAAAAGAGCATCTATCATGTCAAATAAATCTACCAATCAGGTGAGATTCAAGCTTTCAGGAAATATTCTTCACCTTCATGCAGAAGATACTGAATATGCAAACAAAGCAGACATGCAGATTCCTTGTGACTATAACGGAGAAGATATCAATATCGGGTTCAGTTCAAAATTCTTAACTGAAATGCTGACGATCCTGGGTTCTGATGATATCACCATGAAAATGTCTCAGCCTAACAGACCGGGGATCATTGAGCCTCTTGACGGTCTTGAAGAAAATGAAAATATCTTAATGTTATCAATGCCGGTAATCGGGTTGTAA
- a CDS encoding diacylglycerol kinase family protein codes for MQKPPLHKSFLNAFRGVLAMIKTERNFQIELAAFFINLFLIFYFNLSGTDAALILLVSAAVLSAEIFNTAIERICDLIQPDFDPRIGFIKDISAGAVILMAIAAVIIGVIIYPKYIFS; via the coding sequence ATGCAAAAACCTCCGCTCCATAAAAGTTTTCTGAATGCATTCCGGGGTGTTTTGGCCATGATAAAAACGGAAAGGAATTTTCAGATTGAGCTTGCAGCCTTCTTTATCAACCTCTTTCTTATTTTTTATTTTAATCTTTCCGGAACTGATGCTGCGCTGATTCTTCTGGTTTCAGCTGCTGTTTTAAGTGCTGAGATTTTCAATACCGCCATTGAAAGAATCTGTGACCTCATTCAGCCTGATTTTGATCCGAGAATCGGGTTCATTAAAGATATTTCTGCCGGAGCTGTAATTCTGATGGCTATTGCTGCCGTTATTATTGGAGTTATCATTTATCCGAAGTATATTTTCAGCTGA
- a CDS encoding lipocalin family protein — protein sequence MKKFLVGILAAGALSSCSTGDDNLPDYNDIPDYSNSIIVGTWKIQTQYQISGKDKTTVISETLPDDCKKKSTYEFKNDGKYAMIDYNTVNSNCEKTEMTSSYQYDPVTMKLTINNIENSVLELSSSKLTYLAPVNQDFNADGVNDYIKYVYFK from the coding sequence ATGAAAAAGTTTTTAGTAGGAATCTTAGCAGCAGGGGCTCTTTCATCATGCAGTACGGGAGATGATAATTTGCCTGACTATAACGATATTCCGGACTACAGCAACTCCATTATAGTTGGAACGTGGAAAATACAAACTCAGTATCAGATTTCAGGGAAAGACAAGACGACTGTGATCAGTGAGACTCTTCCTGATGACTGTAAGAAAAAAAGTACTTATGAATTCAAGAATGACGGTAAGTATGCAATGATCGATTACAATACGGTGAACTCTAATTGTGAGAAAACAGAAATGACCTCATCTTATCAATATGATCCGGTGACGATGAAGCTTACGATCAACAACATTGAAAATTCAGTTTTAGAGCTTTCTTCCAGTAAACTTACATATTTAGCTCCTGTCAATCAGGATTTCAATGCTGATGGGGTGAATGACTACATCAAATATGTTTATTTCAAGTAA
- a CDS encoding GyrI-like domain-containing protein, whose protein sequence is MNNMKVEPFKVIGIAVRTTNENNQAAKDIPVLWEKFMSEDILNAIPNKIDTVVYSIYTDYEKDHTKPYTTVLGCKVENLDHIPEGMVGKSFEGGNYIRFTPKGNLAEGLVINEWNKIWNMDLGRVFTADFEIYGEKARNPSEAEVDILIAVE, encoded by the coding sequence ATGAATAACATGAAAGTGGAACCTTTTAAGGTCATTGGAATTGCAGTAAGAACAACCAATGAAAATAACCAGGCAGCAAAAGATATCCCGGTACTTTGGGAAAAATTTATGAGCGAAGACATTCTGAATGCCATTCCCAATAAGATTGATACTGTGGTCTATTCCATTTATACGGATTACGAGAAAGATCATACGAAGCCCTATACTACAGTGCTCGGCTGTAAAGTGGAAAATCTTGATCATATTCCTGAAGGAATGGTGGGGAAATCTTTTGAAGGAGGAAATTATATCAGGTTTACTCCAAAAGGAAATCTAGCTGAAGGTTTGGTCATCAATGAATGGAATAAGATCTGGAATATGGATCTGGGGCGGGTATTTACAGCGGATTTTGAAATTTACGGAGAGAAAGCCCGGAATCCGTCAGAGGCGGAGGTAGATATTTTAATTGCTGTAGAGTAA
- a CDS encoding gamma-glutamylcyclotransferase family protein, translating to MALLFSYGTLQKEQVQLETFGRILHGEKDILSGYQLTMLEITDPEVLRKSGQKYHPVLRFSGNEEDQVEGVLFEVTDAEILQADAYEVDDYKRIETTFKSGKRGFIYVGK from the coding sequence ATGGCATTGTTATTTTCTTACGGAACCCTGCAGAAAGAGCAGGTGCAGCTTGAAACATTTGGAAGGATCTTGCACGGTGAAAAAGACATACTGTCCGGATATCAGCTTACTATGCTTGAAATTACTGATCCGGAAGTGCTTCGTAAAAGCGGGCAGAAATACCATCCTGTGCTGAGGTTTTCTGGAAATGAAGAAGATCAGGTGGAAGGAGTGCTTTTTGAAGTGACTGATGCAGAAATTCTTCAGGCCGATGCATATGAAGTAGACGACTATAAAAGGATAGAAACAACTTTTAAATCAGGAAAAAGAGGATTTATTTATGTAGGAAAATGA
- a CDS encoding SGNH/GDSL hydrolase family protein, with protein sequence MKKIIYGLFFGDSITYGEYDGVFGGWVDILKRYALQKFHEGNGDELILFNLGIGGETTDGLLKRMPVELEARNSADGNLIFISYGANDLAKKEGVQVVEAEKFKNNIITAVHHAQRFSKDIYLVSILPVSKNIDGVVVGSGKLRTNEEVIVYNDILKSIAADYALGYIDFHAALLEDKEVLLSADGVHPNEKGYGMMAETAIPIIEKYL encoded by the coding sequence ATGAAGAAAATAATATATGGTCTGTTCTTTGGAGACAGTATAACCTATGGAGAGTATGACGGTGTCTTTGGGGGCTGGGTAGATATTCTGAAAAGATATGCCCTTCAGAAATTTCATGAAGGAAATGGTGATGAATTGATTTTATTCAATTTAGGCATCGGTGGAGAAACTACGGATGGACTCCTGAAAAGAATGCCTGTGGAGCTTGAAGCAAGAAATTCTGCTGATGGAAATTTGATTTTTATAAGCTATGGTGCCAATGATCTTGCTAAAAAAGAAGGTGTACAGGTTGTAGAGGCAGAAAAATTTAAAAACAATATCATCACGGCTGTTCATCATGCCCAACGGTTTTCCAAAGATATTTATCTGGTAAGCATCCTTCCCGTTTCTAAGAATATTGATGGAGTAGTGGTAGGTTCAGGGAAGCTGAGAACCAATGAAGAAGTGATTGTGTATAATGATATTCTTAAGAGTATTGCCGCAGATTATGCTCTGGGTTATATTGATTTTCATGCGGCATTGCTGGAAGATAAAGAGGTCCTGCTTTCTGCGGACGGTGTTCATCCCAATGAAAAAGGTTATGGAATGATGGCTGAAACAGCAATACCAATCATTGAAAAATATCTGTAA
- a CDS encoding ribonuclease inhibitor, whose protein sequence is MLNTSNNNTEKMIVIHGGHFSSLEGFYEEASNVLMKNTDWKIGTLDGFDDILYGGFGVFENNEPIEIVWKESQKSAEDLGIKATREFYGNKIRQGKPFNIKLLQQKLDDLMEGKGQTLFEILVEIIQSHANIQLVLA, encoded by the coding sequence GTGTTGAATACTTCAAATAACAATACAGAAAAAATGATCGTCATCCATGGCGGTCATTTTTCGTCTTTAGAAGGTTTCTATGAAGAAGCTTCCAATGTTTTGATGAAAAATACAGATTGGAAAATAGGAACTTTGGACGGTTTTGATGATATCCTTTACGGAGGTTTCGGAGTCTTTGAAAATAATGAGCCAATTGAGATCGTATGGAAAGAATCTCAGAAATCAGCTGAAGACCTGGGAATAAAAGCTACCCGGGAATTTTACGGAAACAAGATCAGGCAGGGAAAACCTTTCAACATAAAGCTGTTACAGCAGAAACTGGATGATTTAATGGAAGGGAAAGGGCAGACGCTGTTTGAAATCCTGGTAGAGATTATTCAATCCCACGCAAATATTCAACTGGTGTTAGCATAG
- a CDS encoding phosphoribosylformylglycinamidine synthase, translating into MSNNKRIFVEKRGIFDVESPKIFDEVKAVVPAIQSVKVYNVYDIFNLNDGEFEKVVNNTFVDPVTDILHTENPAKSIHFAMEFLPGQYDQRADSAQQCIALLTENEKSKVRSGKLIEFEGVSEADLVKIKDLLINKVESQEKDLSILDIPADETPSKVLIHENFISFNEAELENFYNSHGFALGLDDLKFIQEYFKTEERNPTETELKVLDTYWSDHCRHTTFETELSDIQFEGKFKHTLETIFNDYIEKRKFLGRELKPISLMDLATVCGKYFHKTGNLDNLVISDEINACTIQIEAEYDGKKEPWYLLFKNETHNHPTEIEPFGGASTCLGGAIRDPLSGRSFVFQAMRLTGAADVLEPVDKTLPGKLPQKTITKQAANGYSSYGNQIGLATTMVSEIYDEGYKAKRMEVGFVTGAVPVDWVRREKPANGDSIIILGGATGRDGVGGASGSSKEQDETSIHTMSSEVQKGNAVEERKIQRLFRNPELTRLIKKSNDFGAGGVSVAIGEIADSLEVNLDVLPLKYEGLNGTELAISESQERMAVVVDPKDKEKFIKFCEAENIVAVEVAKVTDSGRMQMFWKGDKIVDLSRAFLDTNGCSKSQEVKINHLEEVKQETKEFNGENFLNTLKDKNVASQKGLLEMFDSSVGGTTVAMPLGGKYQQTLMEGSVQTLPVLGAKDIKTVSLASWGFDAEISKQNSLLGASYAVVESVAKIVAMGGDYKNIRLSFQEYFEKLGQAPEKWGKPLASLLGAYDAQINLGLAAIGGKDSMSGTYQDLNVPPTLISFACANGEKQNIISPEFKTAGNKVYFFNHVAQENGLPDYDALKNVYEFIFENIKSGKIVSVKTVKDGGVAVALAKMSFGNRLGAEINADENTLLAKSIGSLIIEAKEELSSTSLQLIGEVKDSGILKINNLESRIQDLESAYTGTFENLFPTAEKEKITVEIDEKSNSINPRNIIIKKHGIAQPKVFAPVFPGTNCEYDTLNAFQKEGAVVSSLPLININHQLLDESIDAWVEEIRTSQILAFSGGFSAGDEPDGSAKFIVNVLKNEKMKNAVHELLDRDGMIIGICNGFQALVKSGLLPYGRIKDLDENAPTLAHNAIRRHISQMVTVKVVNDESPWLKGMKGQTFTIPISHGEGRFMASEEEIKKLYENGQIATQYIDFDGNIAHGMPFNPNNSLFGIEGVTSPCGKIYGRMGHPERFTDGLMKNIPTANYHNIFKNGVEYFK; encoded by the coding sequence ATGTCTAATAACAAAAGAATTTTCGTAGAAAAAAGAGGAATTTTCGATGTTGAAAGTCCAAAAATTTTTGATGAAGTAAAAGCAGTTGTTCCGGCAATTCAAAGTGTGAAAGTCTACAATGTGTATGATATTTTTAATTTGAATGACGGGGAATTCGAAAAAGTAGTAAACAATACTTTCGTAGATCCTGTCACTGATATTTTACATACAGAAAACCCTGCAAAAAGCATCCATTTCGCAATGGAGTTTCTGCCCGGTCAGTATGATCAGAGAGCAGACTCTGCACAGCAGTGTATCGCTTTATTGACGGAGAATGAAAAATCAAAAGTAAGAAGTGGAAAGCTGATCGAATTTGAAGGCGTTTCAGAAGCTGATTTGGTAAAAATCAAAGACCTTTTGATCAATAAAGTAGAATCTCAGGAAAAAGACCTGTCTATACTGGATATTCCTGCTGATGAAACACCGTCTAAAGTTCTGATCCACGAAAACTTCATCAGTTTTAATGAGGCTGAACTTGAAAATTTCTATAACAGTCACGGTTTTGCATTAGGATTAGATGACCTGAAGTTCATTCAGGAGTATTTTAAAACTGAGGAAAGAAACCCTACAGAAACAGAACTGAAAGTATTAGACACCTACTGGAGCGACCACTGCCGTCACACTACTTTTGAAACAGAATTGTCAGACATTCAGTTTGAAGGGAAATTCAAACATACATTGGAAACCATTTTCAATGATTATATCGAAAAAAGAAAATTCCTGGGCCGTGAGCTGAAACCGATCTCCCTGATGGATTTGGCAACTGTTTGCGGGAAATATTTCCATAAAACAGGAAACCTTGACAACCTTGTCATCTCTGACGAGATCAATGCATGTACCATCCAGATCGAAGCAGAATACGACGGTAAAAAAGAACCATGGTATCTGTTATTCAAAAACGAAACCCACAACCACCCGACAGAAATTGAACCTTTCGGAGGAGCATCTACCTGTTTGGGAGGTGCCATCAGAGACCCTTTATCCGGAAGATCCTTTGTATTCCAGGCGATGAGGTTAACCGGTGCGGCAGACGTTCTGGAACCTGTAGACAAAACATTACCGGGTAAATTACCTCAGAAAACCATTACAAAACAGGCTGCCAACGGATATTCATCTTATGGTAACCAGATCGGATTGGCCACTACAATGGTCTCCGAAATTTACGACGAAGGCTACAAAGCCAAAAGAATGGAAGTAGGTTTCGTTACCGGAGCTGTTCCTGTAGATTGGGTAAGACGTGAAAAACCGGCTAACGGAGATTCTATCATTATCTTAGGAGGCGCAACAGGCCGTGATGGAGTAGGAGGAGCAAGCGGAAGTTCAAAAGAGCAGGACGAGACTTCCATCCACACCATGAGCTCTGAAGTTCAGAAAGGAAACGCCGTAGAAGAACGTAAGATCCAGAGATTATTCAGAAACCCTGAGCTGACAAGACTAATCAAAAAATCCAATGACTTTGGAGCAGGAGGTGTTTCTGTAGCCATCGGTGAAATTGCTGACTCTCTGGAAGTAAATCTTGATGTATTGCCATTAAAATACGAAGGATTAAACGGAACAGAGCTGGCCATTTCCGAATCTCAGGAAAGAATGGCGGTTGTGGTAGACCCGAAAGATAAAGAAAAGTTCATCAAATTCTGCGAAGCTGAAAATATCGTAGCAGTAGAAGTGGCGAAAGTTACAGATTCCGGAAGAATGCAGATGTTCTGGAAAGGAGATAAGATCGTTGACCTTTCAAGAGCATTCCTGGATACCAACGGGTGTTCAAAATCTCAGGAGGTGAAAATCAATCACCTCGAAGAAGTAAAACAAGAAACTAAGGAATTCAACGGAGAAAACTTCCTGAATACTTTAAAAGATAAAAACGTAGCTTCCCAAAAAGGACTGTTGGAAATGTTTGACTCTTCCGTAGGAGGAACAACCGTTGCCATGCCTTTAGGTGGAAAATACCAGCAGACCTTAATGGAAGGAAGTGTACAGACACTGCCAGTTTTAGGGGCAAAAGACATCAAAACCGTTTCTCTGGCAAGCTGGGGCTTCGATGCTGAAATCTCAAAACAAAACTCATTATTGGGGGCATCTTACGCTGTAGTAGAAAGTGTGGCGAAGATTGTTGCCATGGGAGGTGATTATAAAAATATCAGATTAAGCTTCCAGGAATATTTCGAAAAGCTTGGTCAGGCACCTGAAAAATGGGGTAAACCTTTAGCTTCCCTTTTGGGAGCTTATGACGCCCAGATCAACCTTGGGTTAGCAGCTATCGGAGGGAAAGACTCCATGAGTGGAACTTATCAGGATCTGAATGTACCTCCAACATTGATTTCTTTTGCCTGTGCTAACGGAGAAAAACAGAATATCATTTCCCCTGAATTTAAAACAGCGGGCAATAAAGTGTATTTCTTCAATCATGTAGCTCAGGAAAATGGCCTTCCGGACTATGATGCTTTGAAAAATGTGTACGAATTCATCTTTGAAAACATCAAATCAGGAAAAATTGTTTCTGTGAAAACCGTGAAAGACGGTGGGGTGGCAGTAGCATTGGCAAAAATGAGCTTCGGAAACAGATTGGGAGCTGAAATCAATGCGGATGAAAATACATTATTAGCTAAAAGCATCGGTAGCCTGATCATCGAAGCTAAAGAAGAATTAAGCAGCACATCCCTTCAGTTAATCGGAGAAGTAAAAGACTCGGGAATCCTGAAAATAAACAACCTCGAATCCCGTATTCAGGATCTCGAATCCGCTTACACAGGGACATTCGAAAACCTTTTCCCAACAGCAGAAAAAGAAAAGATTACGGTTGAAATTGATGAAAAATCAAATTCAATTAACCCTAGAAATATCATCATCAAAAAACACGGGATTGCACAGCCTAAAGTATTTGCACCGGTATTCCCGGGAACAAACTGCGAGTATGATACGCTGAATGCATTCCAGAAAGAAGGAGCTGTCGTAAGCAGTCTGCCTCTGATCAATATCAATCACCAATTGCTGGATGAAAGTATTGATGCCTGGGTAGAAGAGATCAGAACCTCTCAGATTTTAGCATTCTCAGGAGGTTTCTCGGCAGGAGACGAGCCGGATGGTTCTGCAAAATTCATTGTCAACGTTTTAAAGAATGAAAAGATGAAAAATGCAGTTCATGAATTATTAGACAGAGACGGTATGATCATTGGAATCTGTAACGGATTCCAGGCTTTGGTTAAATCCGGACTGTTACCTTACGGAAGAATCAAGGATCTGGATGAAAACGCTCCTACTTTAGCTCACAATGCCATCAGAAGACATATTTCCCAGATGGTGACTGTAAAAGTAGTGAACGATGAAAGCCCATGGTTAAAAGGAATGAAAGGTCAGACCTTCACCATTCCGATTTCTCACGGAGAAGGCCGCTTCATGGCTTCAGAAGAAGAGATCAAAAAGCTGTATGAAAACGGGCAGATTGCAACCCAGTACATTGATTTTGATGGAAATATTGCCCACGGAATGCCATTTAACCCAAACAATTCATTATTCGGAATCGAAGGAGTTACCAGCCCATGTGGAAAGATCTACGGAAGAATGGGACACCCGGAACGTTTCACGGATGGTCTTATGAAAAACATACCCACTGCGAATTACCACAATATATTCAAAAACGGTGTTGAATACTTCAAATAA
- a CDS encoding serine hydrolase, translated as MRKNILVCIFALAFAKNHAQSEKKVYSIIDAAAQKVAEESKAYSVSVGILKDGKVYTRHFGELDKGKGNKANDDTYFAIASVTKLFTGQLLAQAVLEGKVNLDDDVRKYLKGSYPNLEYNGVPIKIRNLISYETALPRNLPNDDELRKNMTDETPFLYEKLNKGYTKEDFKKDLATVTLKMEPGKEYQYSNLSLELAGLMLENIYGKSYETLLKENIFSKAGMNHTKLELGKNEAQANGYHENFRLMPVPQSLLWGAGGSKTQSTMGDMMKFLKEELNPQDKIVQESQRNIDNSKEDWYGYFWDKYFITEYGKTGFKHGGSYGINTLFIIYPELNLGVCMIVNINGPETFSSIYNGTMRLVGDLIATSDKKEVYGYTVKGDKIVFSYTHPANLNPELLHTVSLVGDFNNWDAGKKEYQMVKKDKNHYELEIPVSGFEKGKTYPFRFVLNKEAWMEAPKNASNSVGTKDINLTLAL; from the coding sequence ATGAGAAAAAATATACTTGTATGTATCTTTGCACTGGCATTTGCAAAGAACCATGCACAAAGTGAGAAAAAAGTATACTCAATCATAGATGCAGCTGCTCAGAAAGTAGCCGAAGAATCTAAAGCATATTCTGTTTCTGTTGGAATACTCAAAGACGGAAAAGTTTATACCAGGCACTTTGGTGAATTAGACAAAGGAAAAGGAAATAAAGCCAACGATGATACTTATTTTGCCATCGCTTCCGTTACCAAGCTTTTTACAGGCCAGCTGCTGGCCCAGGCAGTTCTGGAAGGGAAAGTAAATCTTGATGATGACGTACGTAAATACCTGAAAGGGTCTTACCCTAATTTAGAATACAATGGGGTCCCTATAAAAATAAGAAACTTAATCTCTTACGAAACGGCACTTCCTAGAAACCTTCCCAATGATGATGAATTAAGGAAAAATATGACGGATGAGACCCCTTTTCTTTATGAAAAGCTCAACAAAGGATATACAAAAGAAGACTTTAAAAAAGATCTTGCCACAGTTACATTAAAAATGGAACCAGGTAAAGAATATCAGTACAGTAATTTAAGCCTTGAGTTGGCAGGTCTTATGCTGGAAAATATTTACGGAAAAAGCTATGAAACCCTTTTGAAAGAAAATATCTTTTCAAAAGCTGGAATGAACCATACCAAACTGGAACTTGGTAAAAATGAAGCTCAGGCCAACGGATATCATGAAAATTTTCGTCTGATGCCCGTTCCGCAAAGCCTTTTATGGGGAGCAGGCGGCTCGAAAACCCAATCTACAATGGGAGATATGATGAAGTTCTTAAAAGAAGAGCTGAATCCGCAGGATAAGATCGTTCAGGAGTCCCAAAGAAATATTGACAATAGTAAAGAAGACTGGTATGGATATTTCTGGGATAAATATTTTATTACCGAATATGGTAAAACAGGTTTTAAACACGGCGGATCTTATGGGATAAATACCTTGTTTATCATATATCCTGAGCTGAATTTAGGGGTTTGTATGATTGTCAATATCAATGGACCCGAAACATTTTCCTCAATTTATAACGGCACCATGCGTTTGGTAGGTGACCTTATTGCAACCTCAGATAAAAAGGAGGTATATGGATATACGGTAAAAGGAGACAAGATCGTTTTTTCTTACACACATCCTGCCAATTTAAATCCGGAGCTTCTTCATACGGTCTCTTTGGTAGGAGATTTCAATAATTGGGATGCCGGGAAGAAAGAGTATCAGATGGTGAAAAAAGATAAAAACCATTACGAATTAGAGATTCCTGTATCCGGATTTGAAAAAGGGAAAACTTATCCTTTTAGATTTGTACTGAATAAAGAGGCATGGATGGAAGCTCCTAAAAATGCATCCAATAGTGTGGGGACCAAAGATATTAATCTGACCTTGGCATTATAA